One part of the Bacteroidales bacterium genome encodes these proteins:
- a CDS encoding FtsW/RodA/SpoVE family cell cycle protein — MNFFSKHIKGDRGIWVIVILLSCISILAVYSSTGSLAFRYQHGNTEYYLLKHFFIIVSGLFILYLFHKIKYTYYSRFAQLLFYISIPLLLITLISGTNINEASRWLTIPGIGISFQSSDVAKLALISYVARLLAIKQSEISDLNKGFIPLIIPVAIITILIFPANLSTAILIFGTCIVLMYVGRTPTKYILATAGIVIFILVIGFFILKQMPGGGRTSTWVSRIENFKSGDEQGDYQAMQAKIAIANGGVFGKMPGNSTQRNFLPHPYSDFIYALIVEEFGLVGGIVVLMFYLILLYRGIRVAARAPGAFGAFLAIGLTFLIVFQALINMGVAVGLLPVTGQPLPLVSMGGTSIWFTCISIGIILSVSRSNEYIEKENENTKN; from the coding sequence ATGAACTTTTTTTCTAAACATATAAAAGGTGATCGTGGTATATGGGTAATTGTCATACTCCTAAGCTGTATTTCTATTTTAGCAGTTTACAGCTCTACAGGATCATTGGCTTTTAGATATCAACATGGAAATACTGAATATTACTTGTTAAAGCATTTCTTTATTATTGTTAGTGGATTGTTTATTTTATATTTATTTCATAAAATTAAATACACATATTATTCAAGATTTGCTCAACTACTTTTTTATATAAGCATACCATTGCTTTTAATAACTCTTATTAGTGGCACAAATATTAATGAAGCTAGTAGGTGGCTTACAATTCCTGGCATTGGAATTAGCTTTCAAAGTTCTGATGTCGCAAAATTAGCTTTAATATCTTATGTTGCTCGTTTGCTTGCAATAAAACAATCAGAAATATCCGATTTGAATAAAGGATTTATTCCTCTTATAATCCCTGTTGCAATTATTACAATTCTAATTTTTCCGGCAAACCTTTCTACTGCAATTTTGATTTTTGGTACTTGCATAGTATTAATGTATGTTGGTAGAACACCTACTAAATATATTTTAGCTACTGCTGGAATTGTTATATTTATACTTGTAATAGGCTTTTTTATTTTAAAGCAAATGCCCGGTGGTGGCAGAACAAGCACTTGGGTAAGTCGTATTGAAAATTTTAAATCTGGTGATGAACAAGGTGATTATCAAGCAATGCAAGCTAAAATAGCAATTGCTAATGGTGGTGTTTTTGGAAAAATGCCCGGAAATTCAACACAACGCAATTTTCTTCCACATCCATATTCAGATTTTATTTATGCTCTTATTGTTGAGGAATTTGGACTTGTTGGCGGAATTGTTGTTTTAATGTTTTATCTCATACTTTTATATCGGGGAATACGCGTGGCTGCACGAGCTCCAGGGGCTTTTGGTGCATTTTTGGCTATTGGATTAACTTTTTTAATAGTTTTCCAAGCATTGATAAATATGGGCGTAGCCGTAGGATTATTGCCCGTTACAGGGCAGCCTTTACCGCTTGTTAGCATGGGCGGTACATCTATTTGGTTTACGTGTATCTCAATAGGTATAATTTTAAGTGTTAGTCGCAGTAATGAATATATTGAAAAAGAAAATGAAAACACAAAAAACTAA